One genomic segment of Nonomuraea coxensis DSM 45129 includes these proteins:
- a CDS encoding TetR/AcrR family transcriptional regulator: MTAIRHNDVVLDAARDCVLAYGVRRTTLTDVARRAGVSRMTLYRRWPDVRTLVADLMTREWVRVLSGLDLGDPVPAVVEGVRTLRAHPLWRKIVEADPDLLLPYLLDRRGATHEAVLELLEPAVGDPARARAVLLVAQSFLLSAPTMLGPVTLDELDAELAALLEVYLGQFAQRRPPRP, translated from the coding sequence ATGACGGCTATTCGTCACAATGACGTCGTTCTGGACGCGGCCCGCGACTGCGTGCTGGCCTACGGCGTCCGCAGGACGACGCTCACGGACGTCGCGCGGCGGGCGGGCGTGTCCCGGATGACGCTCTACCGCCGCTGGCCCGACGTGCGCACCCTGGTCGCCGACCTCATGACGCGGGAGTGGGTGCGGGTGCTGTCCGGGCTCGACCTCGGCGACCCGGTCCCGGCGGTCGTCGAGGGCGTACGGACCCTGCGCGCCCACCCGCTCTGGCGCAAGATCGTCGAGGCGGACCCCGACCTGCTCCTCCCCTACCTGCTCGACCGGCGCGGCGCCACCCACGAGGCCGTGCTGGAGCTGCTGGAGCCCGCCGTCGGCGACCCGGCGAGGGCCAGGGCCGTGCTGCTGGTGGCGCAGTCGTTCCTGCTGTCCGCGCCCACCATGCTCGGCCCCGTCACCCTGGACGAGCTCGACGCCGAGCTCGCCGCCCTGCTGGAGGTCTATCTTGGACAGTTCGCTCAACGCCGCCCGCCGCGCCCGTGA
- a CDS encoding FAD-binding oxidoreductase — MLWCGWGDPAKARELPEQVRGLLRDLLGVRAPDAPAAALESVRLPPVALTPARLEALAGVVGAEHVRTGHEERVRHTRGKSTPDLLRIRAGDGSDAPDAVVLPGSHEEVAALLALCARERVAVVPFGGGTSVVGGLAASARDGFAGVIALDLARLDRLRSVDAESMTAVFEPGVRAPDAERLLAAHGLTLGHFPQSFEYATLGGFAAARSSGQASAGYGRFDDMVVGLTLATPSGTLELGRAPKSAAGPDLRQLVLGSEGAFGVITALRLRVRRAPAERVYEGWRFPSWTAGSAAVRALAQDGPTPTVLRLSDETETMIGLAKPDAIGSGGSGGCLLVAGYEGASVSARREAAAAVLARLGGEPLGEEPGRAWEHGRFSAPYLRDSLLAAGATVETLETAGFWADLPRLYDAVRLALLGALGSPLVMCHISHVYETGASLYFTVVTPQDGDPVAQWERAKTEVNAAIVAAGGTISHHHGVGRDHRDAYAAEIGPLGVAVLQAVKSRLDPAGILNPGALVAGP; from the coding sequence ATGCTGTGGTGCGGCTGGGGCGATCCCGCCAAGGCCCGGGAGCTGCCCGAACAGGTACGCGGGCTGCTGCGCGACCTCCTGGGCGTGCGGGCCCCCGACGCGCCCGCCGCCGCCCTGGAGTCGGTCCGGCTGCCGCCGGTCGCCCTCACCCCGGCCCGTCTGGAGGCGCTGGCCGGGGTCGTGGGGGCGGAGCACGTACGGACCGGGCACGAGGAGCGGGTCCGCCACACGCGCGGCAAGTCCACGCCCGACCTGCTGCGCATCCGCGCCGGCGACGGCTCCGACGCGCCCGACGCCGTCGTGCTGCCCGGCTCGCACGAGGAGGTCGCCGCCCTGCTCGCCCTCTGCGCGCGCGAGCGCGTCGCGGTCGTGCCCTTCGGCGGCGGCACCTCGGTGGTGGGCGGGCTCGCCGCGAGCGCCCGCGACGGCTTCGCCGGCGTGATCGCGCTCGACCTGGCGAGGCTCGACCGGCTGCGCTCGGTGGACGCCGAGTCGATGACCGCCGTGTTCGAGCCCGGCGTGCGCGCCCCCGACGCCGAGCGGCTGCTCGCCGCGCACGGGCTGACCCTCGGGCACTTCCCCCAGTCCTTCGAGTACGCCACGCTCGGCGGCTTCGCCGCGGCCCGCTCCAGCGGCCAGGCGTCGGCCGGCTACGGCCGCTTCGACGACATGGTGGTCGGGCTCACCCTGGCCACGCCCTCCGGGACCCTCGAACTCGGCCGCGCGCCGAAGTCGGCGGCCGGCCCCGACCTGCGCCAGCTCGTGCTCGGCTCGGAAGGCGCCTTCGGCGTCATCACCGCGCTGCGGCTGCGTGTGCGCAGGGCCCCGGCCGAGCGGGTCTACGAGGGATGGCGCTTCCCGTCGTGGACGGCCGGGTCGGCGGCCGTGCGCGCGCTCGCCCAGGACGGCCCGACGCCCACGGTGCTGCGGCTGTCGGACGAGACCGAGACGATGATCGGGCTGGCGAAGCCGGACGCGATCGGCTCCGGCGGCTCCGGCGGCTGCCTGCTGGTGGCGGGCTACGAGGGGGCGTCGGTGTCGGCGCGGCGCGAGGCGGCCGCGGCCGTGCTGGCGCGGCTCGGCGGCGAGCCGCTGGGGGAGGAGCCGGGGCGGGCGTGGGAGCACGGGCGCTTCTCGGCGCCGTACCTGCGGGACTCGCTGCTCGCGGCCGGGGCCACGGTCGAGACGCTGGAGACCGCCGGGTTCTGGGCGGACCTGCCCCGGCTCTACGACGCGGTCCGGCTCGCCCTGCTCGGCGCGCTCGGCTCCCCGCTGGTGATGTGCCACATCTCGCACGTGTACGAGACCGGCGCCTCCCTCTACTTCACCGTCGTCACTCCCCAGGACGGCGACCCGGTGGCGCAGTGGGAGCGGGCCAAGACCGAGGTGAACGCGGCCATCGTGGCGGCCGGCGGCACGATCTCCCACCACCACGGGGTCGGCCGCGACCACCGCGACGCCTACGCCGCCGAGATCGGGCCGCTGGGCGTCGCCGTGCTCCAGGCGGTCAAGTCCCGCCTCGACCCCGCGGGGATACTCAACCCCGGCGCGCTGGTCGCCGGGCCCTAG
- a CDS encoding bifunctional 3'-5' exonuclease/DNA polymerase, with product MYVVVAGETVLPVGGEVSRPADLAAAVREIEAAERPRWVWADARETYPALLEAGARVGRCHDLALTEGLLLAHEGRHGESRTARAAHARLRGLPVPEETASAPGTLFAPEPMPGEAVAEVLADQLRRVAALPEPGRFRLLVAAESAGALVAAEMTHEGMPWRRDLHDELLTGLLGPRPVHGMRPARLQALADEVAAAFGRPVNPDSVRQLVKAFKDAGVELKSTRSWELKRVEHPAVAPLLAYKELARLFSAHGWAWADQWVRGGRFRPEYVVGGVVSGRWATSGGGALQIPKVMRRAVMADEGWTLVVADAAQLEPRVLAAMAGDVGLARAAGEIDLYSALARSFGGQREHAKIAMLSAMYGGTSGDASKLLAVMRQRFPEAYRFVEDAAKAGEEGRLVRSWLGRTSPPPSARWRELVSGPEGGRAARDRGRFTRNFVVQGTAAEWALALLAVLRGLLPEPARLVFFQHDEVMVHCPHEQAGEVVAAVQKAAAEATRLLFGDTPVRFPMEAVAVTCYGEAK from the coding sequence GTGTACGTGGTGGTCGCCGGAGAGACGGTGCTCCCGGTCGGGGGCGAGGTGAGCCGTCCCGCCGACCTGGCCGCGGCCGTGCGGGAGATCGAGGCGGCCGAGCGGCCCCGGTGGGTCTGGGCCGACGCCCGCGAGACCTACCCGGCGCTGCTGGAGGCCGGCGCGCGGGTCGGCCGCTGCCACGACCTCGCGCTCACCGAGGGCCTGCTGCTCGCCCATGAGGGCCGCCACGGCGAGAGCCGCACGGCCAGGGCCGCCCACGCGCGGCTGCGCGGGCTGCCCGTGCCGGAGGAGACGGCGAGCGCGCCGGGCACGCTGTTCGCGCCCGAGCCGATGCCGGGGGAGGCCGTGGCCGAGGTGCTGGCCGACCAGCTCCGGCGCGTCGCGGCGCTGCCCGAGCCCGGCAGGTTCCGGCTGCTGGTGGCCGCCGAGTCCGCGGGGGCGCTGGTCGCCGCCGAGATGACGCACGAGGGCATGCCCTGGCGCAGGGACCTGCACGACGAGCTGCTGACCGGCCTGCTCGGGCCGCGGCCCGTGCACGGCATGCGCCCGGCCAGGCTGCAGGCGCTGGCCGACGAGGTGGCCGCGGCGTTCGGCCGCCCGGTCAACCCCGACTCGGTGCGCCAGCTCGTCAAGGCGTTCAAGGACGCGGGGGTCGAGCTCAAGAGCACCCGGTCGTGGGAGCTCAAGCGGGTCGAGCATCCGGCCGTGGCGCCGCTGCTGGCCTACAAGGAGCTGGCCCGGCTGTTCAGCGCGCACGGCTGGGCGTGGGCCGACCAGTGGGTGCGGGGCGGGCGGTTCCGCCCCGAGTACGTGGTGGGAGGCGTGGTGTCCGGGCGCTGGGCCACCAGCGGCGGCGGCGCGCTGCAGATCCCCAAGGTCATGCGCCGCGCGGTGATGGCCGACGAGGGATGGACGCTGGTCGTGGCCGACGCCGCCCAGCTCGAACCACGGGTGCTCGCCGCCATGGCCGGTGACGTCGGGCTGGCGAGGGCCGCGGGCGAGATCGACCTCTACTCGGCGCTCGCCAGGTCCTTCGGCGGGCAGCGTGAGCACGCGAAGATCGCCATGCTGTCGGCCATGTACGGCGGCACCAGCGGCGACGCCTCCAAGCTGCTGGCCGTGATGCGGCAGCGCTTCCCCGAGGCGTACCGGTTCGTGGAGGACGCCGCCAAGGCGGGCGAGGAGGGGCGGCTGGTGCGCTCGTGGCTGGGCCGCACCAGCCCGCCGCCGTCGGCGCGCTGGCGCGAGCTCGTGTCGGGGCCCGAGGGCGGGCGCGCGGCCCGCGACCGGGGCCGCTTCACCCGCAACTTCGTGGTGCAGGGCACGGCGGCGGAGTGGGCGCTCGCGCTGCTGGCGGTGCTGCGCGGGCTGCTGCCCGAGCCGGCCAGGCTGGTGTTCTTCCAGCACGACGAGGTGATGGTGCACTGCCCGCACGAGCAGGCAGGAGAGGTGGTCGCGGCGGTGCAGAAGGCCGCCGCCGAGGCCACCCGCCTGCTGTTCGGCGACACCCCGGTCCGTTTCCCGATGGAGGCGGTGGCCGTCACCTGTTACGGCGAGGCCAAGTGA
- a CDS encoding metallophosphoesterase family protein: protein MGTFAALRPDERGFTWLNASTLWRSRNEILAGLFGDPSGEVRARWVAGQESRGVDPEFRIKPPVKGNFSFLLLGDTGEGDASQYAVVPPMLKAGAGTAFAVIASDVIYPTGSGDEYGPKFFRPYKDYDAPIYAIPGNHDWYDGLGGFMRVFCDAPPLKPKPDRGLRGLLWRRPETIDEALLKEARALRGRPSQQGTQPGPYWVVETDSLLVVGVDTGIRNVIDEGQAAWLRRVSLDPRPKILVTGKPIYVNNTYKPSALAGGGTIDDIVRDPAHRYVAAIGGDVHNYQRYPVRVGDRVIQYVVSGGGGAFMHATHTIDRVDVAGVAEDDFKCYPLRGDSLSYYSHLYARRLRMRWLYLRPREAVCIMSQRIRNEPVRTPEGPVEITARMRWAARLLGSWPWPVRLPVGKANHRFLSELSDWDEPPFFKHFLHASVTPEELTLRCFAVTGCLAQEREPPVEDEVRISLS from the coding sequence ATGGGGACATTCGCGGCACTGAGGCCGGATGAGCGGGGCTTCACCTGGCTCAACGCGAGCACGTTGTGGCGTTCGCGCAACGAGATCCTGGCGGGGCTGTTCGGGGATCCGTCCGGCGAGGTGCGGGCGCGGTGGGTGGCCGGCCAGGAATCCCGGGGGGTCGATCCGGAATTCCGCATCAAGCCGCCCGTAAAGGGAAATTTCAGTTTCCTGTTATTGGGGGACACCGGCGAGGGCGACGCCTCCCAGTACGCCGTCGTCCCCCCGATGCTGAAAGCAGGCGCGGGCACCGCTTTCGCGGTCATCGCCAGCGACGTCATTTATCCGACCGGATCCGGCGACGAGTACGGCCCCAAATTCTTCCGCCCGTACAAGGACTACGACGCCCCCATCTACGCGATCCCCGGCAACCACGACTGGTACGACGGCCTCGGCGGCTTCATGCGCGTCTTCTGCGACGCGCCGCCGCTCAAGCCCAAGCCGGACCGCGGCCTGCGCGGGCTGCTCTGGCGCCGGCCTGAGACCATCGACGAGGCCCTGCTCAAGGAGGCCCGCGCGCTGCGCGGCAGGCCGTCGCAGCAGGGGACGCAGCCGGGGCCGTACTGGGTGGTCGAGACCGACAGCCTGCTCGTCGTCGGCGTGGACACCGGCATCAGGAACGTCATCGACGAGGGCCAGGCCGCCTGGCTGCGCCGGGTCTCGCTCGACCCGCGGCCCAAGATCCTGGTGACCGGCAAGCCGATCTACGTGAACAACACGTACAAGCCGTCCGCGCTGGCGGGCGGCGGCACGATCGACGACATCGTGCGCGACCCGGCGCACCGCTACGTCGCGGCCATCGGCGGCGACGTGCACAACTACCAGCGCTACCCGGTCCGGGTGGGCGACCGGGTCATCCAGTACGTCGTCTCCGGCGGGGGCGGCGCGTTCATGCACGCCACGCACACGATCGACCGGGTCGACGTGGCCGGCGTGGCCGAAGACGACTTCAAGTGCTATCCGTTGCGCGGCGACTCGCTGTCGTACTACAGCCACCTCTACGCCCGCAGGCTCCGCATGAGGTGGCTCTACCTGCGGCCGAGGGAGGCCGTGTGCATCATGTCGCAGCGCATCAGGAACGAGCCGGTGCGCACGCCCGAGGGGCCGGTCGAGATCACCGCCAGGATGCGGTGGGCGGCCCGGCTGCTCGGCTCCTGGCCGTGGCCGGTGCGGCTGCCCGTGGGCAAGGCCAACCACCGCTTCCTGTCGGAGCTGTCCGACTGGGACGAGCCGCCGTTCTTCAAGCACTTCCTGCACGCCTCGGTGACGCCGGAGGAGCTGACGCTGCGGTGCTTCGCCGTCACCGGCTGCCTGGCCCAGGAGCGGGAGCCGCCCGTCGAGGACGAGGTGCGCATCAGTCTGTCGTAG
- a CDS encoding TetR/AcrR family transcriptional regulator, whose translation MARPRTFDEDSAVEAAMRAFWRAGYEATSTQDLCAATGLGRSSVYNTFAGKHDLFRRALRRYMDQRDAALAELMDGERPIREKVATVLGWAVAPPDPDDPDGCLVVNTMIELAPRDPEVAGMLRRDNELRVRIMRAAFEDARARGELAPDKEPLALARFVTAAVSGLRVLARGGADRATLESVARTALDVL comes from the coding sequence ATGGCGCGACCGAGGACGTTCGACGAGGATTCCGCGGTCGAGGCGGCGATGCGCGCGTTCTGGCGGGCAGGTTACGAGGCCACCTCGACGCAGGACCTCTGCGCGGCCACCGGGCTCGGGCGCAGCAGCGTCTACAACACCTTCGCCGGCAAGCACGACCTGTTCCGCAGGGCGCTGCGCCGCTACATGGACCAGCGCGACGCCGCGCTGGCCGAGCTGATGGACGGCGAGCGGCCGATCAGGGAGAAGGTCGCCACCGTGCTGGGCTGGGCGGTCGCCCCGCCCGATCCCGACGACCCGGACGGCTGCCTGGTGGTCAACACGATGATCGAGCTGGCCCCGCGCGACCCGGAGGTCGCCGGGATGCTGCGGCGGGACAACGAGCTGCGGGTGCGGATCATGCGCGCGGCGTTCGAGGACGCCAGGGCGCGGGGCGAGCTCGCGCCGGACAAGGAGCCGCTCGCGCTCGCCCGGTTCGTGACCGCCGCCGTCTCCGGGCTGCGGGTGCTGGCGCGCGGCGGGGCCGACCGGGCGACGCTCGAGTCCGTCGCGCGAACCGCGCTGGACGTCCTCTGA
- a CDS encoding MOSC domain-containing protein translates to MRLASIHRYPIKSTAGHDLTEAEVQPWGLAGDRRHLITDERGAILTARDEPRLLSCVPRLDGDRLTLTGPHAGPLPVVPDGPLSTVDVWGTPVDLTDCGEEAARWLSELAGRPVRLKWLDDPTRRRIDPPHGRPGDSVSLADGAPLLLTTTASLARLDEWVAEGARERGEEPPAPLSMRRFRPSVVVDGATAFAEDEWKRLTIGGVAFRVTKGCDRCVLTTIDPETYAKGKEPIRTLSRHRKWDGKVWFGINLIPDTTGTITVGDSITVL, encoded by the coding sequence ATGAGGCTGGCCAGCATCCACCGATACCCCATCAAGTCGACCGCCGGGCACGACCTCACCGAGGCCGAGGTGCAGCCCTGGGGCCTGGCGGGCGACCGCCGCCACCTGATCACCGACGAGCGCGGCGCCATCCTCACCGCGCGCGACGAACCCCGGCTGCTGTCCTGCGTGCCCCGGCTCGACGGCGACCGGCTCACCCTGACAGGGCCGCACGCCGGCCCGCTCCCCGTGGTCCCCGACGGCCCGCTGTCCACGGTGGACGTGTGGGGCACGCCGGTGGACCTGACCGACTGCGGCGAGGAGGCCGCGCGCTGGCTGTCGGAGCTGGCCGGGCGGCCGGTCCGGCTGAAGTGGCTCGACGACCCCACCCGCCGCCGCATCGACCCTCCCCACGGGAGGCCGGGAGACAGCGTGAGCCTGGCCGACGGCGCCCCGCTGCTGCTCACCACGACCGCCTCGCTGGCCAGGCTCGACGAGTGGGTCGCGGAGGGCGCGCGGGAGCGCGGCGAGGAGCCGCCCGCGCCTCTGTCCATGCGCCGGTTCCGGCCGAGCGTGGTCGTGGACGGCGCGACGGCCTTCGCCGAGGACGAGTGGAAGCGGCTCACGATCGGCGGCGTGGCCTTCCGGGTCACCAAGGGCTGCGACCGCTGCGTGCTCACCACGATCGACCCGGAGACGTACGCGAAGGGCAAGGAGCCGATCCGTACGCTGTCCCGGCACCGCAAGTGGGACGGCAAGGTCTGGTTCGGCATCAACCTGATCCCGGACACGACCGGAACGATCACGGTGGGCGATTCGATCACCGTTCTCTGA
- a CDS encoding MFS transporter: protein MLSAAQIMGGVGVAVGLALSSVVVDELSGSTVISGFAGTATTLGAALLALPTAKASGRGGRRAGLTLAYVAALTGCAISVTAISLRTWPLLLVGLVLVGGGSAGGLAARYSATDLSPKGRSARHLSLVVWASTIGSVAGPNLAEPTDRIGIRLGLVDKAGPFAFAALAFAVAMVIILALLRPDPLRLARRLDGTAEDGQAGKRTIRTAWDTLRTTPAARRALVMIAVSHTAMVSVMSMTPVKLHHDGSTLEVIGLVVSLHIAGMYMLSPLVGWLADKAGKMPVLLLGTALLLIAATLAGTAGHGVTQVTVALFLLGLGWSCGLVAGSALVTESVPIERRPSVQGLSDLIMNVCGATGTIVAGAIVGVLSYGVLGLVVGIMVALAGLWLLVVRSRP, encoded by the coding sequence GTGTTGTCGGCGGCCCAGATCATGGGCGGCGTGGGGGTCGCGGTCGGGCTGGCGCTCAGCTCGGTCGTGGTGGACGAGCTGTCGGGGTCCACGGTCATCAGCGGCTTCGCGGGGACCGCGACCACGCTCGGCGCGGCGCTGCTGGCCCTGCCCACGGCCAAGGCCTCCGGCAGGGGCGGGCGCCGCGCGGGGCTCACCCTCGCGTACGTGGCCGCCCTCACCGGCTGCGCGATCTCGGTGACCGCCATCAGCCTGCGCACCTGGCCGCTGCTCCTCGTCGGGCTGGTGCTGGTCGGCGGCGGCAGCGCGGGCGGCCTGGCCGCGCGCTACTCGGCCACCGACCTGTCGCCGAAGGGCCGCTCGGCCCGGCACCTGTCGCTGGTCGTCTGGGCCTCGACCATCGGCTCCGTCGCCGGGCCCAACCTGGCCGAGCCCACCGACCGGATCGGCATCCGGCTGGGGCTGGTGGACAAGGCGGGCCCGTTCGCGTTCGCGGCGCTCGCCTTCGCCGTGGCGATGGTCATCATCCTGGCCCTGCTCCGCCCCGACCCGCTCCGGCTGGCCCGCCGCCTCGACGGCACGGCCGAGGACGGACAGGCGGGGAAGCGGACGATCCGCACCGCCTGGGACACCCTGCGCACCACCCCGGCGGCCCGCCGCGCCCTGGTCATGATCGCGGTGAGCCACACGGCCATGGTGTCGGTCATGTCGATGACGCCGGTCAAGCTCCACCACGACGGCTCCACCCTGGAGGTGATCGGCCTCGTGGTCAGCCTGCACATCGCCGGGATGTACATGCTCTCGCCGCTCGTCGGCTGGCTCGCGGACAAGGCGGGCAAGATGCCCGTGCTGCTGCTCGGCACGGCGCTGCTGCTGATCGCCGCCACGCTCGCCGGCACCGCCGGGCACGGGGTGACCCAGGTGACGGTGGCGTTGTTCCTGCTCGGCCTCGGCTGGTCGTGCGGGCTCGTCGCCGGCTCGGCGCTGGTCACCGAGTCGGTGCCGATCGAGCGCCGGCCCTCCGTCCAGGGACTCTCCGACCTGATCATGAACGTCTGCGGCGCCACCGGCACGATCGTCGCCGGCGCGATCGTCGGCGTGCTGTCCTACGGCGTCCTGGGCCTGGTCGTCGGCATCATGGTCGCCCTCGCCGGGCTCTGGCTCCTCGTGGTGCGCTCCCGCCCGTGA
- a CDS encoding glycerol-3-phosphate dehydrogenase/oxidase, which translates to MDSSLNAARRARELREVAGERLDVLVVGLGATGAGAALDAAARGLRVAAIDAHDLAFGTSRWSSKLIHGGLRYLAKGQVGVAHESAVERGVLLRRTAPHLVRAHPYALPLTPAVSRRQAALVMTGYRLGDALRAAARTPRRLLPGPSRLDAARARTLLPVAPAGSLRGALLSWDGRLVDDARLVVAIARTAAARGARVLTRCRALRLTSSGGWTTAAVRDELTGEEFEIRARTVINATGVWAGTLDPGVRLRPSRGTHLVLRPGTLPGLIAGVHLPLPGETSRFALVLPQPGGRVYVGLTDEPVDGPVPDVPEAPEEDVTALLEVLNEVLGTRVTREAVAGAYAGLRPLLAADGSEDGGRTADLSRRHAVLSEGGLVTIVGGKLTTYRRMAEDAVDRAVSCGNLRAGPSNTRRIPLVGAEPRAADGVPARLTERYGGEAAAVHDLVRAHPEEVGLGITVGELLWSVRHEGALDESDLLDRRTRIGLVKEDRERALPATRDVLARITHL; encoded by the coding sequence TTGGACAGTTCGCTCAACGCCGCCCGCCGCGCCCGTGAGCTGCGCGAGGTCGCCGGGGAACGGCTCGACGTGCTGGTGGTCGGGCTCGGCGCGACCGGCGCCGGGGCCGCGCTGGACGCCGCCGCGCGCGGCCTGCGCGTGGCCGCGATCGACGCGCACGACCTGGCGTTCGGCACCTCGCGGTGGAGCTCCAAGCTGATCCACGGCGGGCTGCGCTACCTGGCGAAGGGCCAGGTGGGCGTGGCGCACGAGAGCGCCGTCGAGCGCGGCGTCCTGCTGCGCAGGACGGCTCCTCACCTGGTCAGGGCGCACCCGTACGCGCTGCCGCTGACCCCCGCCGTCTCCCGGCGGCAGGCCGCGCTGGTGATGACCGGCTACCGGCTCGGCGACGCGCTCCGTGCCGCCGCCCGCACCCCGCGCCGCCTGCTGCCCGGCCCGTCCCGGCTGGACGCCGCGCGGGCGCGCACGCTCCTCCCGGTCGCCCCCGCGGGCAGCCTTCGGGGCGCGCTGCTGTCCTGGGACGGCCGGCTGGTCGACGACGCCCGCCTGGTGGTGGCGATCGCCAGGACCGCCGCCGCGCGCGGGGCCCGCGTCCTGACCCGCTGCCGCGCCCTGCGCCTCACCTCCTCGGGCGGCTGGACGACCGCCGCCGTGCGCGACGAGCTGACCGGCGAGGAGTTCGAGATCCGCGCCCGTACGGTGATCAACGCCACGGGCGTCTGGGCCGGGACCCTGGATCCCGGCGTGCGGCTGCGCCCGTCCCGTGGCACGCACCTCGTGCTGCGGCCGGGGACGCTGCCCGGCCTGATCGCCGGCGTGCACCTGCCTCTTCCCGGCGAGACCAGCCGGTTCGCCCTGGTTCTCCCCCAGCCCGGCGGCCGCGTGTACGTCGGCCTCACCGACGAGCCGGTGGACGGTCCGGTGCCCGACGTCCCCGAGGCCCCCGAGGAGGACGTCACAGCGCTCCTGGAGGTGCTGAACGAGGTTCTCGGGACCCGGGTGACCAGAGAGGCGGTCGCGGGCGCGTACGCGGGCCTGAGGCCGCTCCTGGCGGCCGACGGGAGCGAGGACGGCGGGCGCACGGCCGACCTGTCCCGGCGGCACGCGGTGCTGTCGGAAGGCGGCCTGGTCACCATCGTCGGCGGAAAACTCACCACATACCGCCGCATGGCGGAGGACGCGGTTGATCGTGCGGTTTCGTGCGGAAACTTGCGGGCAGGACCGAGCAACACCCGGCGTATCCCGCTCGTGGGGGCGGAGCCCCGCGCGGCGGACGGCGTCCCCGCCCGGCTGACCGAGCGCTACGGCGGCGAGGCGGCCGCCGTCCACGACCTCGTGCGGGCGCATCCGGAGGAGGTCGGCCTCGGCATCACCGTGGGCGAGCTCCTGTGGTCCGTCCGGCACGAGGGCGCGCTCGACGAGAGCGACCTGCTGGACCGGCGGACCAGGATCGGCCTGGTCAAAGAGGACAGGGAGCGCGCTCTGCCCGCGACACGTGACGTGCTGGCGCGAATCACCCACCTCTGA
- a CDS encoding Cmx/CmrA family chloramphenicol efflux MFS transporter, translating into MPLAVYVLGLSIFAQGTSELMLAGLLPELAADLGVSVPRAGLLISAFAMGMLVGAPVLAVVTLRWPRRTALLTFLVIFALSHVVGALTSDYTTLFVTRVAGAFVYAGFWAVAAGTVIGLVPAGARGRAMSVLAGGLTVATVLGLSLGTVLGQHLGWRAAFWAVAAMTLLAGAGVLATIPGGGARGGSAPRVGAELRALVNPRLWLAYGTTALATAALLATFSYLSALLTVTTGLAPAWVPAVLAGYGIGALAGITAGGRTADARPFPTLFLGVAGVVVISAALALAAPVPVLAVVLVVLLGAFGFATNPALNTRAFALAEGAPTLAAAGNVAAFNAGITVGPWLGGLVIDAGLGYPSVSWLGAALGLAALAAVALSARLRHGEAPAAQDPAGARAVRSAL; encoded by the coding sequence GTGCCCCTGGCGGTTTACGTACTGGGCCTGTCGATCTTCGCGCAGGGCACCTCGGAGCTGATGCTGGCCGGGCTGCTGCCCGAGCTGGCCGCCGACCTCGGGGTGTCCGTGCCGCGGGCGGGGCTGCTGATCTCGGCGTTCGCGATGGGGATGCTGGTGGGCGCTCCGGTACTGGCCGTGGTGACGCTGCGATGGCCCCGGCGCACGGCGTTGCTGACGTTCCTGGTGATCTTCGCGCTGTCCCACGTGGTCGGCGCGCTGACCAGCGACTACACCACGCTCTTCGTCACCAGGGTCGCCGGCGCGTTCGTGTACGCCGGGTTCTGGGCCGTCGCGGCCGGCACCGTCATCGGGCTCGTGCCCGCCGGCGCCCGCGGCCGGGCGATGAGCGTCCTCGCGGGCGGGCTGACCGTCGCGACCGTGCTCGGGCTGTCCCTCGGCACCGTGCTCGGGCAGCACCTCGGCTGGCGGGCGGCGTTCTGGGCGGTGGCCGCGATGACCCTGCTCGCCGGCGCGGGCGTGCTCGCGACCATCCCCGGCGGCGGCGCTCGCGGGGGCTCGGCGCCGCGGGTCGGGGCGGAGCTGCGCGCGCTGGTCAACCCCCGCCTCTGGCTCGCCTACGGCACCACCGCGCTCGCCACCGCCGCGCTGCTGGCCACCTTCAGCTACCTGAGCGCCCTGCTCACCGTCACCACCGGCCTGGCCCCGGCCTGGGTGCCCGCCGTGCTGGCCGGCTACGGCATCGGGGCGCTGGCCGGCATCACGGCCGGCGGCAGGACCGCCGACGCCCGGCCGTTCCCGACCCTGTTCCTCGGCGTCGCGGGCGTGGTCGTCATCTCGGCGGCGCTGGCCCTCGCCGCCCCGGTCCCGGTGCTCGCCGTCGTGCTGGTGGTCCTGCTCGGCGCGTTCGGCTTCGCCACCAACCCGGCGCTCAACACCCGCGCCTTCGCGCTGGCGGAAGGCGCGCCGACGCTCGCCGCCGCGGGCAACGTCGCCGCCTTCAACGCCGGCATCACCGTGGGCCCCTGGCTGGGCGGTCTGGTCATCGACGCGGGCCTCGGCTACCCGTCGGTCTCGTGGCTCGGCGCGGCGCTCGGCCTCGCGGCCCTCGCCGCGGTCGCGCTGTCGGCGCGCCTGCGCCACGGTGAGGCTCCCGCGGCCCAGGACCCGGCCGGGGCCCGTGCTGTACGGTCAGCGCTATGA